GCCCAGCTGGACGAGATCTCCGACCGGCACGGGTGGGGTCTGCGGACGCATGTCTCCCGTATCGTGACCGACCCCTGGACGGCCCACGCCGCGGCCCCCGCCGCCCCTCGCTCGACCCCCTGACCTCGTTTCCGTCCCCAACTCGACTCCCCTGGAGCCCCACGCTGAATGCCGCGCCCGCCGATCAGATCCGCCTCCTCGACGTCCAGGCGCTCGACGTCCGGCTGTCGCAGCTCGCGCACAAGCGCAAGACGCTGCCCGAGCACGCCGAGATCGAGACGCTGAACGCCGATCACACCCAGCTGCGCGACCTGCTGATCGCCGCGCAGACCGAGGAGAGCGACACCGCCCGCGAGCAGACCAAGGCGGAGCAGGACGTGGAGCAGGTGCGCCAGCGCGCCGCCCGCGACCAGAAGCGCCTGGACTCCGGGGCCGTCACCTCGCCGAAGGACCTGGAGAACCTCCAGCACGAGATCGCCTCCCTCGCCAAGCGCCAGGGCGACCTGGAGGACGTCGTCCTGGAGGTCATGGAGCGCCGGGAGTCCGTCCAGGAGCGGGCCGCCGAGCTGACCGAGCGGGTGGAGTCCCTCCAGTCCAAGATCGCTGACGCCATCTCGCGCCGGGACGCGGCGGCCGAGGGGATCGACGCCGAGATCGCGACCGCCACCAAGGAGCGCGAGGTGATCGCCGGGACCATCCCCGCCGATCTGCTGAAGCTCTACGACAAGCTGCGCGAGCAGCAGGGCGGCGTCGGCGCGGCCCGGCTCTACCAGCGCAGCTGCGACGGCTGCCGCCAGGAGCTCGCCATCACCGAGCTCAACGAGGTGCGCTCGGCGGCCCCCGACACGGTGCTGCGCTGCGAGAACTGCCGCCGGATCCTGGTCCGTACGCCCGAGTCGGGGCTGTAGGCCGATGGCGCGGCGCTTCATCGTCGAGGCGGACGGCGGGTCCCGGGGCAACCCCGGGCCGGCCGGCTACGGCGCCCTCGTGCGCGACGCCGAGACCGGTGAGACGCTCGCCGAGGTGGCCGAGTACCTCGGCACCGCGACCAACAACGTGGCCGAGTACAAGGGCCTGATCGCCGGGTTGCGGGCGGCGCACGCCCTGGACCCGGCGGCCGAGGTCCGGGTGCGGATGGACTCCAAGCTGGTCATCGAGCAGATGTCGGGCCGCTGGAAGATCAAGCACCCCGATATGCGGCCGCTCGCCGCCGAGGCCAAGAGGATCGTCCCGCCCGGCCAGGTGACGTACGAGTGGATCCCGCGCGAGAACAACAAGCACGCGGACCGGCTCGCCAACGAGGCCATGGACGCGGGCAAGCGGGGCGAGCGGTGGCAGCCGAAGGTGCCGCCCGGCGGCACGCTGGCGGCGGGCGCGCCGGAGGCCGCCGCGCCCGCCGACGACACTCTCGCCGAGCCCGCCGCCACGGGGGCCGCCCCGGCCACGGGGGCCGCCTCCGCCACGGGGCCCGCCTCCGCCACGGGGGCCGCCCCGGCGGTGGGCTGGGGCTCGGCGGATCTGGGCACCCCCGCCACGTTCGTCCTGCTCCGGCACGGGGAGACCCCGCTCACCCCCGAGAAGCGTTTCTCCGGCAGCGGCGGTACCGACCCCGCACTCTCCGACGTGGGCCGCCACCAGGCCGAGCGGGTGGCGGCGGCGCTCGCCGCACGCGGCACCATCCAGGCCGTCGTCGCCTCACCGCTGCGGCGCTGCCGGGAGACCGCCGAGGTGGTGGCCCGGCGCCTGGGCTTGGAAGTCCGCGTCGAAGAGGGACTGCGGGAGACGGACTTCGGCGCCTGGGAGGGCCTGACCTTCGCGGAGGTCAAGGAGCGCTACCCGGACGACCTGGACGCATGGCTGGCCTCCACGGAGGTGGCCCCCACCGGCGGCGGCGAGAGCTTCGCGGCGGTCACCCGCCGGGTCGCGCTCACCCGCGACAAGCTGATCGCCCGCTACCCGGGCCGTACGGTGCTGCTGGTCACGCATGTGACCCCGATCAAGACCCTGGTCCGGCTGGCCCTGGGCGCCCCGCCGGAGTCCCTGTTCCGCATGGAGCTCTCGGCGGCCTCGCTGACGGCGGTGGCGTACTACGGGGACGGGAACGCGTCGTTGCGGCTGCTGAACGAGACGGCGCATCTGCGGTAGGGGCTGACGGCGGTAGCCGTCACGGTGCCGATCGCGGGGGCGGGGGGCTGCCAAGGTGCCGCCCCGCGGCGGCCGTCACGGCGCTTACCGCGGTGGCCGTCACCGCCGCAGTGCCGCCGCCTCCCGGGCCAGGGACTCGACCCGAGCCCAGTCGCCCGCGTCCAGCGCGTCCGGCGGCAGCATCCAAGTGCCGCCCACGCAGCCGACGTTGGGGAGGGAGAGATACCCAAGGGCGTTCGAGGCGTTGACCCCGCCCGTCGGGCAGAAGCGGGCCCGGGGGAGCGGTGAGGCGAGCGCTTTCAGATACGGCGTGCCCCCGGCCGCCTCCGCCGGGAAGAACTTCATCTCCTCGACCCCGCGCTCCAGCAGCGCCACGACCTCCGAAGTGGTCGAAACGCCCGGCAGATACGGCAGGCCGGACGCGTCGAGCGCCCCCAGCAGCCGGTCCGTCCAGCCGGGCGTGACCAGGAAGCGCGACCCGGCGGCGACGGCCGTCTCCACCTGCTCCGGGGTCAGGACCGTACCGGCGCCGACGACCGCGCCCGGAACCTCGTCGGCGATCGCCCGGATCGCGTCCGCGGCGGCGGGCGTCCGGAAGGTCACCTCGATCACCGGCAGCCCGCCCGCCACCAGCGCACGGGCCAGCGGGACCGCCTGGGCCGCGTCATGGACGATGACCACGGGGATCACGGGGGCGAGATCGAGCAGCGAGGACGCCGGGGAACCGGGGGAGGGCGCGGTGCTAGTCACGGTGCCCATCCTGCCCGCGGTGCGGCGCACTGCGCAATGGTGGTTGCGTATGTCGCAACGCCCACGCATCGTCAGGGTTGCTCCCGGGCGCCGCAGCTCGGAACGCCACCTGGCTCCCCAAGCCCTACAGCTCGGTCACCACCACGTCCAGCCTCCACGCCTGCCCCGCCCGCTCCGGCACCGCGGCCTCCACCACGTACCCGAGCCCCCGCAGCGCCTCCACCAGCTCGCTCGGACCGCTCGGCGTGGCCTCGGCGGTCAGCAGGTCCCGTACCATCCGGCCCTTCGTCGCCTTGTTGAAGTGGCTGACGACGGACCGCTTCTCCACCCCGCTCACGATCTTCGACTGGAGCACCCGCACCGTCGCCGTACGCTCGGCGAGCGCACCCTTCGGCTTCCACGCCGCCGCGTACGCCGCCGACCTGAGGTCCAGCACCAGTCCGCGCCCGGCGGCCTGCGGGATCACCTCGGCCATCGGGGTCCGGTTCCGCCAGTACGTGCCCAGCGCGCCGAGCCCCGGCAGCTTCACCCCCATTGAGCAGCGGTAGGAGGGAATGCGGTCGCCGATCCGCACCGCGCCCCACAGCCCGGAGAACACCAGCAGCGACCGGCCCGCCCGGCGCCGGGCGGCGGTGGGCAGGGTGGCCAGACCGAGCGCGTCGTACAGCACCCCGGTGTAGATCTCGCCCGCGGGCCGGGTCCCGGCCTCCCGCAGCGCCGCGTTCTTCGCGATCTCGCCGCGCAGCCCTTCGCTGAGCCCCAGCACCTCGGCGGCCTTCGTCTCGTCGCCCGAGCACAGCGACACCAGCTCGTCCAGGACCTCCGCCCGTGCCTCGCCCAGTTCGGGCAGCGACAGCGCTCCCAGGTCCAGCGGGGAGCGAGAGCCTCCCGTGGCCTTTCCCTCGGACGGCGGCAGCAGGACGAGCACGGCGGATCTCCTCGAACGGTTGGCGGCAGGGCGCGGGACGGGCCCGGAGAACGACCCCCGCCCCGCCCGCAGCCTACGACCTCCCGCTCACGCAGCCAGACCGTCGTCTGCGCGGGCACCCGGTCCACGGTGCCGGCCTCCCCCTCGAGCGGACCGCTGGCCAGCACCACCTCCAGGCCCTCCGGCAGCGGCACCGGGCCCGCCGAGAGATTGCTCAGGCTGTGCAGCCGGTGGAGCGCCGGAAGTGCAGCACCCCCGCGCTCAGGGCGTGCGGCGGGAGGTGCGGACCCACGCCTCGGCCACGGCGATCCGCGGCGGGTCGTACTCGTCCCTCACCTTGCGCCACTCGCGGAAGATGCCGTGCACCTCATCGCGGTCCCACAGCGGATGGCTGCCGTCCTCGGGCAGTTCGTCCGGGCCGTAGCCCGGATGTCCTCGATGTCGCGCAGCGGTTCGGCCAGGTCCTTGGCGAGGCCATGGGCCACGTTGACGCGGAAGCCCGCCACGCCGCGGTCGGACCAGAAGCGCAGCGTGGCGAGGAAGTCGGTGCGCACCTCCGGGTGGTCCCAGTTCAGGTCCGGCTGCTCGGGCGCGAACAGACGCAGATACCACTGCCCGTCGGGGAGCCGGGTCCACGCCGGGCCGCCGAAGCAGGAGACCCAGTCGGTGGGCGGAAGCGAGCCGTCCGGGCCGCGCCCGTCGCGGAAGACGTACCGGGCATGGGCGGCGGCCGGTGCCGGTGGCGCGGGCCGGTGGCCGAGTCAGCGCTCCCGGCCCCGCTCCTGCTCCTCCTCGACCGGGGGCTTCGGCACGTCCCGCAGATACTGAGACTGCCCCGGTCTGCCGCCCCGCCGGGCCTGCTCCCCGCGCTGCCCGGGACTGTGCCCCAGATCCGAGTCCGGGGGCACCCGCACGGACCGTGCCACCTCCTCGCGGTTCTGGTACTCCTCCGGCGGAATACCGCGCAACGCCTTGACGACCCCCTCCGAGGCATTCGCGCGCCGCGCCGCGTCCAGCAGTTCGTCCTTGTCCGCGGGGAAATCGACATCCCGCACGGCGTCGAGCACCTTGTTCACATCCGTGTCGCTCATGGGCCCTCCTCGCAACCGCCTCGACCGTCCGCAGGACGGCCCCCGGGTGCCCGGGGGCCCATCGGGGAAACCGCCCAGAACGGAGCAAAGGGGGGCGGAACCGCGGCCCGCGACCCTTCAGCGACCCGGAGCCACCGACTACCGGCAGCACGTCACGGTCCCCTTCGACAAGCCACTCGACCTGCCCTGACCGTTCTCCTTCGGGTGGGAGACGGCGTGCTTCCGCTGAGCCGTCCGGCCGCCTCGCCAGGTATCATGGTCATTACGGCGGACGAGCCGGCCGGGCGGTCGCGTCGGGATCTTCGGATCCCGCCGAGGAACGTCCGGGCTCCACACGGCAAGGTGGTGGGTAACGCCCACCCGGGGTGACCCGCGGGACAGTGCCACAGAAAACAGACCGCCGAGGGCTTCGGCCCCCGGTAAGGGTGAAACGGTGGTGTAAGAGACCACCAGCGTCCGAGGTGACTCGGACGGCTCGGTAAACCCCACCTGGAGCAAGGTCAAGAGGAGCCGCCGCAAGGCGGCTCTGCGCGGACGATCGAGGGCTGCCCGCCCGAGTCCGCGGGTAGACCGCACGAGACCGGCGGCAACGCCGGTCCTAGATGGATGGCCGCCTCCCCGAGGGCCGCAAGGCCCCCGGGAGACAGAACCCGGCGTACAGGCCGACTCGTCCGCCGCTAGGGGGCTCTGATCAGGGAAATTGCTGGTCAGGGGCCTTTTTCGTGGAAACGGGAGCTTGGCCAGACCCCGGTCCGCACCGGTTCAAACGGGGCTATGTGGCTACGTACGTAGCCATGAAAGTAGCCATGAGCCCTAGGGCCGGAGATCGGCGGCGACAGGGCCTGACCTGCTGGAGTTGGCTTCTGGCCTGGGCCATCTGGGTGGTCCCGCCGCGGTGCCTGAGCGTACAGCGCAGCCACTGCTGGCTTGCACCATCCGGTCCGGTAGAGGGACGAGCACGATCCGGCGGTGGCGGGCCTGTTCCATGTTGCGCACGAGGGCGGGGATGCTGAACTTCGTTGGGATGGGAAGGTTGGCTAACCCGTCTTCGCAGACTCTACGCAGCGGCTCGCGCAGGGACATCAGCGGCCTCGACGTTGGTTTCTCTCGCAGCGGTGTGCGATAGGGGTGGGGGTGATGGTATCGACCGGCTGTGAACAAGTGTTCGCTATGAGGTCGTGGCCTCGGGGCTGCCGTCGCCCTGTTGGAACTAGCGGACCTGCTCGAGGACGAAGTCGAGCATCTCGGCGGACATGCCCTCCTCGCCGATGCTGCGGCCCGCGATGCCGCTGATGTCGCCGGTCCGGGTTCCCGCGAGGAGCGCGAGGCCCGCCATGACGTCTTCTACGACGTCGGTCTGGTCTTTGAAGAAGCGCCAGTTGGCGATGCCGAAGCCGAGGGCCAGGGCTTGCAGGGTCTCGTCGCGTACCTCGGTGATCTGGCCTTTGCGCAGCTTGCCGAAGTAGCTGTGGGAGAGGGCGCCTCCGTGGCTCTCGACGATCCGGCAGAACTCGCGGTCGCTCGGTGCTCCATCCGGGAACGCGTGATCCAGCAGGTAGACGATCTTCTCCTGCAAGGTGTGTGGCTCGTCTCTCTCGTCGCCACCCATTTCCGCCCCCAGCCCGTTCGTGCACCAGTTGATCCGAATTGCGTGCAAGGGGTTCGGGTGGTGGCCCATCCCACTGAGCAAGAGTTCACCTGGGCCTCCAGTCTGCGGCCCCCGGCGGCCAGGCGCAGCCCCGCTGGTTCGCAGGTCCTCAGCGCGGAGAACTCCCTCGAGTTCCGGACCGGCCCCGAACGCCAGCCCACCGAAGCCATGCGCCGCTCGCGCCGGTTCGCCGCAATGGTGCTGCCGGCGCTACTAGGCGAGATGTCGGAAGCCGCAGCCGTCGCCGAGTCAGTGCTCGGAGTGCTCACGGAGTTGGTCGACGTCACCGCGCGTCACCGCGCGAGTGTTGACCTGGCGGGCCGGATCTCATGCGACGGGGTCCATGTCCTGCTCGCCGTCGGGGAGATGGACCGGCCTCTGCCGGATCCGGAGGTAGAGCCGGGCCTGTATCTCGTGCACCGCCTGGTCGACGACATCGGCCAGTACCGCGGCGACGAGGCTGGGTATGTGACCTGGGCGTCCGTACCGGCTCCGTCGAAGACTCAGTAGCGCCTTTTCCTGCGCGACTGCTGCGGGGGGCTCCCTGTGCGTCATCGCCACAGCTTGCCCGGAGGGCCGGCATACGGCCCCCGTCGACTGCTCGGTGTGCGTGGCTCGACGCCCGCCACGATCACCCCATTGATCCCGCACCCCTCAGGTACGTGGGGTCGAGTCGATCGCCGTGGAGCGCCCTGTGATGGGTGAAGATCTGAGTTTCCGGATGCTTGCCGTTTCGGAAAGGGTGAGTCTCCGTCCCGGGTCCCCGTCGCAAGTTCAAAGGTCGTGGTCAGGCACGCCCACTCCGTCAGTGGGCGTGCTGAACAATCATTTCCGGGGTGAAACACTGGGAGAAAACGACCTCTGAAGCCCGGGGAGGTGCTCAGGACCCGGCGGCCAGTTCGAGTACCTCCCTCAGGCCGTGGCGGCGAGTGCGTCGTCACGCTGCCGGGCGAGGTGGCCCGCCGCCCCGGCCATCAGTGCGTCGAGGTGGTCGCGAGTGGTGAGCAGGGCGGAGATCTGCGCCTCGATCCGCTCGCGCTCACGTCGCATCACTTCCAACGCCTGCACGGTGATGTCGTCCGAGGGGGTGTCGGCGCACGGCAGCAGCGCGGTGATCGTCTCGCTCGACAGGCCGCCGTCGAACAGCCGGCGCAGCAGGCGCACGCGGTCCACCGCGTCTTCCAGGTAGAGCCGCTGCCCTCCCGTCGTCCGGGTGGAGGTCAGCAGGCCGCGCTGCTCGTAGTACCGGAGCGAGCGGATGCTGACGCCCGTGCGGGCGGACAGCTCGCCGATGCGCATCCGCTGGTCTTCTTCGCTCACTGTGACCTCCGCCACTTCTCGTTGAACCTGACATCAGTGTCAGATTCTACCCTGCGATCGGAACCACAACAGGAAAGGACACCATCGTGGAGATCGCGGGATCGGTCGCTTTGGTCACTGGGGCCAATCGCGGCCTCGGCCGGGAATTCGTCGAGCAGCTGAGGGAGCGGGGCGCCAAGAAGGTGTACGCCGCCGCGCGCGACACCAGCACCATCACGACGCCGGGCGTCGTGCCCGTGGCACTGGACGTGCTCGACCCGGAGAGCATCGAGCGGGCCGCCCAGCAGGCGGGGGACGTGACCCTGCTCGTCAACAACGCCGGGATCGCGACCGGCCAGAACCTCATCCGCGGCGACCTGGCGCAGGTCCGCCGGGAGATGGAGGTCAACTTCTTCGGCACGCTGACGGTCACCCGCGCCTTCGCCGACATCCTCGGCG
This genomic interval from Streptomyces asiaticus contains the following:
- the yaaA gene encoding peroxide stress protein YaaA is translated as MLVLLPPSEGKATGGSRSPLDLGALSLPELGEARAEVLDELVSLCSGDETKAAEVLGLSEGLRGEIAKNAALREAGTRPAGEIYTGVLYDALGLATLPTAARRRAGRSLLVFSGLWGAVRIGDRIPSYRCSMGVKLPGLGALGTYWRNRTPMAEVIPQAAGRGLVLDLRSAAYAAAWKPKGALAERTATVRVLQSKIVSGVEKRSVVSHFNKATKGRMVRDLLTAEATPSGPSELVEALRGLGYVVEAAVPERAGQAWRLDVVVTEL
- a CDS encoding zinc ribbon domain-containing protein — encoded protein: MNAAPADQIRLLDVQALDVRLSQLAHKRKTLPEHAEIETLNADHTQLRDLLIAAQTEESDTAREQTKAEQDVEQVRQRAARDQKRLDSGAVTSPKDLENLQHEIASLAKRQGDLEDVVLEVMERRESVQERAAELTERVESLQSKIADAISRRDAAAEGIDAEIATATKEREVIAGTIPADLLKLYDKLREQQGGVGAARLYQRSCDGCRQELAITELNEVRSAAPDTVLRCENCRRILVRTPESGL
- a CDS encoding bifunctional RNase H/acid phosphatase, whose translation is MARRFIVEADGGSRGNPGPAGYGALVRDAETGETLAEVAEYLGTATNNVAEYKGLIAGLRAAHALDPAAEVRVRMDSKLVIEQMSGRWKIKHPDMRPLAAEAKRIVPPGQVTYEWIPRENNKHADRLANEAMDAGKRGERWQPKVPPGGTLAAGAPEAAAPADDTLAEPAATGAAPATGAASATGPASATGAAPAVGWGSADLGTPATFVLLRHGETPLTPEKRFSGSGGTDPALSDVGRHQAERVAAALAARGTIQAVVASPLRRCRETAEVVARRLGLEVRVEEGLRETDFGAWEGLTFAEVKERYPDDLDAWLASTEVAPTGGGESFAAVTRRVALTRDKLIARYPGRTVLLVTHVTPIKTLVRLALGAPPESLFRMELSAASLTAVAYYGDGNASLRLLNETAHLR
- the eda gene encoding bifunctional 4-hydroxy-2-oxoglutarate aldolase/2-dehydro-3-deoxy-phosphogluconate aldolase, translating into MGTVTSTAPSPGSPASSLLDLAPVIPVVIVHDAAQAVPLARALVAGGLPVIEVTFRTPAAADAIRAIADEVPGAVVGAGTVLTPEQVETAVAAGSRFLVTPGWTDRLLGALDASGLPYLPGVSTTSEVVALLERGVEEMKFFPAEAAGGTPYLKALASPLPRARFCPTGGVNASNALGYLSLPNVGCVGGTWMLPPDALDAGDWARVESLAREAAALRR
- a CDS encoding MerR family transcriptional regulator, which produces MSEEDQRMRIGELSARTGVSIRSLRYYEQRGLLTSTRTTGGQRLYLEDAVDRVRLLRRLFDGGLSSETITALLPCADTPSDDITVQALEVMRRERERIEAQISALLTTRDHLDALMAGAAGHLARQRDDALAATA
- a CDS encoding DUF2795 domain-containing protein, with translation MSDTDVNKVLDAVRDVDFPADKDELLDAARRANASEGVVKALRGIPPEEYQNREEVARSVRVPPDSDLGHSPGQRGEQARRGGRPGQSQYLRDVPKPPVEEEQERGRER